A genomic window from Winogradskyella sp. J14-2 includes:
- the uvrA gene encoding excinuclease ABC subunit UvrA produces the protein MSHFNESIEVQGARVHNLKNIDITIPREKLVVITGLSGSGKSSLAFDTIYAEGQRRYIETFSAYARQFLGSLERPDVDKIDGLSPVIAIEQKTTSKSPRSTVGTITEIYDFLRLLFARAADAYSYQTGEKMVSYSDEQIKDLILEAYKGKRINILSPVIRSRKGHYRELFEQIAKQGFVKVRTDGEIVDLEKGMKLDRYKTHDIEIVIDRLKIDDTQDNEKRLTESINTAMYHGDDVLMVIDQDTNQPRYFSRNLMCPSSGISYPNPEPNNFSFNSPKGACPNCNGIGELYVVNEKKLVPDETLSIKNGALAPHGPEKKSWIFKQFHTIAQRFDFTLNTPWKDIPNDAKHMILYGGKDKFAVESKLLGVTRDYNIDFEGVANFIENQYKSDSTSLVRWAKEYMDKVECDVCQGSRLRKESLYFKVDGKSIADIVKMDVVELAEWLKGLENRLSETQRKISEEIIKEIKARTQFLLDVGLTYLSLNRSSKSLSGGEAQRIRLATQIGSQLVGVLYILDEPSIGLHQRDNEKLINSLASLRDVGNSVIVVEHDKDMIERADYVIDIGPFAGKHGGEIISEGTPNELLSHNTLTADYLSGKKEIEIPKERRKGNGKKLVLKGCTGNNLKHVDVEFPLGKMIGVTGVSGSGKSTLINETLYPILNAHFFNGVKKPMPYKSIKGLEHIDKVIDINQSPIGRTPRSNPATYTKTFDEIRKLFAQIPEAMIRGYKPGRFSFNVAGGRCETCQGGGLRVIEMNFLPDVYVECETCQGKRFNRETLEIRYKGKSISDVLNMTIEEAVDFFEHIPKIYRKLKTIKDVGLGYITLGQQSTTLSGGEAQRIKLATELSKRDTGNTFYILDEPTTGLHFEDIRVLMKVLNKLVDQGNTVLIIEHNLDVIKTVDYIIDIGYEGGKGGGNVVAKGTPEQVAKDKKSYTAKFLKKELK, from the coding sequence ATGAGCCATTTCAACGAGTCCATTGAAGTACAAGGAGCACGAGTTCACAACCTAAAAAACATCGACATTACCATACCCAGAGAGAAATTGGTAGTGATTACAGGACTATCTGGTAGTGGAAAGTCGTCGTTGGCTTTCGATACCATTTATGCCGAAGGGCAACGTCGTTACATCGAAACCTTTTCGGCTTACGCACGTCAGTTCTTGGGCAGTCTAGAACGGCCAGATGTCGATAAGATCGATGGCCTCTCTCCTGTTATTGCCATAGAGCAAAAAACCACAAGCAAATCACCACGCTCTACAGTAGGTACCATTACCGAAATTTACGACTTCTTAAGACTATTGTTCGCCAGAGCTGCAGATGCCTACAGTTACCAAACTGGTGAAAAAATGGTAAGCTATAGCGACGAGCAGATTAAAGACCTCATTCTAGAAGCGTATAAGGGTAAACGCATCAACATCTTATCGCCTGTTATTCGTTCTCGTAAAGGCCACTATCGCGAATTGTTTGAGCAAATTGCTAAGCAAGGGTTTGTAAAAGTACGCACCGATGGAGAGATTGTAGACCTTGAAAAAGGCATGAAGCTCGACCGCTATAAAACCCATGACATTGAGATTGTTATAGATCGTCTAAAGATTGATGATACGCAGGACAATGAAAAACGTCTTACGGAGTCCATTAATACAGCCATGTATCATGGAGACGATGTCCTCATGGTCATAGACCAAGACACCAATCAACCACGTTATTTTAGCCGTAATTTAATGTGTCCATCTTCAGGAATTTCATACCCTAACCCAGAGCCTAATAACTTCTCTTTTAATTCACCTAAAGGAGCTTGTCCTAATTGCAATGGTATAGGCGAACTGTATGTAGTCAATGAAAAAAAATTGGTACCAGACGAGACCTTATCTATTAAAAATGGAGCTTTGGCACCACATGGTCCTGAGAAAAAAAGCTGGATTTTTAAACAATTTCATACCATAGCACAACGTTTCGACTTTACTCTAAATACACCATGGAAAGACATTCCCAACGATGCCAAACACATGATTCTCTATGGTGGTAAGGACAAATTTGCTGTAGAAAGCAAACTGCTTGGGGTGACCAGAGATTACAACATAGATTTTGAAGGTGTTGCTAATTTTATAGAAAATCAATACAAATCAGATTCTACATCCTTAGTGCGTTGGGCAAAAGAATATATGGATAAAGTAGAGTGTGATGTTTGCCAAGGGTCTCGCTTACGCAAAGAATCCCTGTACTTTAAAGTAGATGGCAAAAGTATTGCTGATATTGTAAAAATGGATGTTGTTGAATTAGCTGAATGGTTAAAAGGCTTAGAAAACAGACTTTCTGAAACACAACGTAAAATTTCTGAAGAAATTATTAAAGAAATAAAAGCGCGTACGCAGTTTTTATTAGATGTAGGCTTAACATATTTAAGTCTTAACCGGAGTTCTAAATCGCTTTCTGGTGGCGAAGCGCAGCGCATACGTTTGGCTACGCAAATAGGATCGCAACTTGTTGGTGTACTCTATATTTTAGACGAACCTAGCATAGGGCTTCACCAACGCGACAACGAAAAACTGATTAACTCACTAGCGTCACTGAGAGACGTCGGAAACTCTGTAATTGTCGTCGAACACGACAAAGACATGATAGAACGCGCAGATTACGTTATCGATATTGGGCCGTTTGCAGGGAAGCATGGTGGTGAGATTATTAGTGAAGGAACTCCAAATGAGTTATTATCTCATAACACCTTAACCGCAGACTACCTAAGCGGAAAAAAAGAAATTGAAATCCCAAAAGAACGGCGCAAAGGCAACGGAAAAAAGCTGGTACTTAAGGGCTGTACGGGTAATAATCTAAAGCACGTTGATGTAGAATTTCCATTAGGAAAAATGATTGGTGTTACAGGCGTTTCGGGAAGTGGAAAATCTACACTCATTAACGAAACCCTATACCCTATTTTAAACGCACACTTCTTCAATGGTGTAAAAAAACCAATGCCATATAAAAGCATTAAAGGTTTAGAGCACATAGACAAGGTTATTGATATAAATCAATCACCTATAGGCAGAACACCGAGAAGTAATCCTGCTACGTATACCAAAACCTTTGACGAAATACGTAAACTATTTGCACAGATACCCGAAGCTATGATTCGTGGTTACAAACCAGGACGTTTTAGTTTTAACGTAGCTGGTGGACGTTGCGAAACCTGCCAAGGTGGTGGATTGCGTGTTATAGAAATGAACTTTTTACCAGACGTCTATGTAGAGTGCGAAACTTGCCAAGGCAAGCGTTTTAACAGGGAAACGCTAGAAATTAGATACAAAGGAAAATCCATAAGCGATGTATTAAATATGACGATTGAAGAAGCGGTAGACTTCTTTGAGCATATTCCTAAGATTTACCGCAAACTCAAAACCATAAAGGATGTTGGTTTGGGTTATATTACCTTAGGACAACAAAGCACAACGCTTTCTGGTGGTGAAGCACAGCGTATTAAACTGGCTACAGAACTCAGTAAACGCGATACTGGCAATACCTTTTACATCTTAGATGAGCCAACAACAGGCCTTCATTTTGAAGATATTAGAGTTTTAATGAAAGTTCTTAACAAATTGGTTGACCAAGGCAATACTGTATTAATAATAGAGCATAATTTAGATGTTATTAAGACCGTAGATTACATTATAGATATTGGCTACGAAGGCGGAAAAGGAGGTGGTAATGTCGTTGCCAAAGGCACACCAGAACAAGTGGCAAAAGACAAAAAAAGTTATACAGCAAAGTTTTTGAAAAAGGAGTTGAAATAA
- a CDS encoding metalloprotease encodes MYGQNYIDINANVDVGSKTIAIKQTIVYKNNTKDSLSTIYLHDWNNSYSTKSTPLAKRFEEEFSTKFHLAKSEQRGFTLITDIRDNEGNTNLNFQYLDEHPDVLKVNLNTHILPGEVYNIKLSYILVLPDATFTDYGFTKNKDFELKYWYITPAVYDGKWHYYSNKNLDDLFIPKSDIKITIEHPLNYRPTSELDLISAQPNLDTRTQTTIYFGKDRIDTYLALQKFPLFRSVQTDDLILVSNINERGLPGPDKAILTDKIARFLRDNLGQYPHNRLLVSRIDYNKNPLYGLNQLPDFLRPFPDQFQYELKLLKTALKKYIDNILLLNPRKEHWLSEGLQIYFMIQYVEAYYPDMKLLGTLANLWGVKAFHAADVDFNFQYFLYSMEIARKNRDQPLTTSKDSLIKFNANIAGRYKAGVGLNYLSKFTDDIDLTETITTFLKENKLNQHAKISDFETFLNSKTSKDIDWFFTDFVGTRKKIDFKIKSVETTEDSIKVTVKNKRKNSMPISLFSISNDSIIGKRWVENIKTTKTITLPKDETEKFVLDYYNVIPEFNQRDNYKAVNGSFINNKPLQVRLFKDIEDPYYNQVFLMPLIEFNNIYDGLTLGTKIYNKTILRKRLNYRFSPQYATKSNTLTGGFSVFYTHNIENKNLFDITYGINAGYQSFAEDAFFTRIRPTISFSFRNDKDFRADQIDNITARFVSINRDVGENAVVEINEPDYNVFNLRYTHFNPGRINFSSFSTDLQLANNFSKLSMSYEFRKLTKSNRNINLRLFAGIFLNNDTDPDSDFFSFALDRPTDYLFDLNYLGRSEAAGLFSQQLIIAEGGFKSMLGTSFANQWMTTANFSTSIWRYIQAYGDIGLVKSKFDSAHFVYDSGVRLNLVEDFFELYFPVYSNLGWEIAAPNYGERIRFIITVDPQVLLGLFRRKWY; translated from the coding sequence ATGTATGGGCAAAATTACATAGACATTAACGCCAATGTAGATGTAGGATCTAAGACCATTGCCATAAAACAAACCATCGTTTATAAAAACAACACCAAGGACAGTTTAAGTACAATCTATCTGCACGACTGGAACAACAGCTATTCAACAAAATCTACACCACTAGCTAAACGATTTGAAGAAGAGTTTAGCACAAAATTTCATTTGGCAAAAAGTGAACAGCGAGGATTTACACTAATTACAGACATTAGAGATAACGAAGGTAATACTAATCTTAACTTTCAGTATTTAGATGAACATCCAGATGTATTAAAGGTGAATTTAAACACACATATTTTACCTGGAGAAGTATACAACATTAAACTCAGCTACATTTTGGTATTACCAGATGCCACTTTTACAGATTACGGATTTACTAAGAATAAAGATTTTGAACTTAAATACTGGTACATAACACCTGCAGTCTACGATGGTAAGTGGCATTATTACAGCAACAAAAATCTCGACGACTTGTTTATTCCTAAGTCCGATATAAAAATCACCATAGAGCATCCTTTAAATTATAGACCAACTTCAGAGCTAGATCTTATATCTGCGCAACCAAATTTAGACACCAGAACACAAACTACTATTTACTTTGGCAAGGACAGAATAGATACGTATCTCGCGCTTCAAAAATTTCCATTGTTTCGCAGCGTTCAAACAGATGATTTAATTTTAGTCTCTAATATTAACGAGAGAGGTCTGCCAGGCCCAGACAAAGCAATACTTACTGATAAAATCGCTAGATTTCTAAGAGATAATTTGGGCCAATATCCGCATAATCGCCTATTAGTATCGCGAATAGACTATAATAAAAACCCTTTGTATGGTCTCAACCAATTACCTGATTTTTTAAGGCCTTTTCCAGATCAATTTCAATATGAATTAAAGCTATTAAAAACAGCTCTAAAAAAATATATTGACAATATCCTACTACTTAACCCTAGAAAAGAGCATTGGCTTTCCGAAGGGCTTCAAATTTACTTTATGATACAATATGTTGAAGCGTATTATCCCGACATGAAGCTCTTAGGCACATTAGCCAATTTATGGGGAGTAAAAGCTTTTCATGCCGCTGATGTTGATTTTAATTTTCAGTATTTCTTGTATTCTATGGAAATTGCCAGAAAAAACAGAGATCAACCATTAACAACCTCTAAAGATTCGCTAATTAAATTTAATGCCAACATTGCAGGTAGATACAAAGCTGGTGTGGGTCTTAATTACTTAAGTAAATTTACAGACGATATAGATTTAACTGAGACAATAACCACATTTTTAAAAGAAAATAAGCTAAACCAACATGCTAAGATTTCAGATTTTGAAACATTTCTTAACTCTAAAACATCTAAAGATATAGATTGGTTTTTTACAGATTTTGTAGGCACTCGTAAAAAGATAGATTTTAAAATTAAAAGTGTAGAAACAACAGAAGACTCTATAAAAGTTACCGTTAAAAACAAGCGCAAAAACAGTATGCCAATTTCATTATTTAGTATTAGCAATGACTCTATAATTGGCAAACGATGGGTAGAAAATATAAAGACTACAAAAACAATTACTCTTCCAAAAGATGAGACAGAAAAGTTTGTTTTAGATTACTATAATGTAATCCCAGAATTTAACCAACGTGACAATTACAAGGCGGTTAACGGGTCTTTTATAAACAATAAGCCCTTGCAAGTTAGGTTATTTAAAGACATTGAAGATCCTTATTACAATCAAGTATTTTTAATGCCTTTAATAGAGTTTAATAATATTTATGATGGGTTAACACTCGGTACAAAGATTTATAACAAAACCATTTTAAGAAAACGACTTAACTATAGGTTTTCGCCTCAATACGCCACAAAATCAAATACTTTAACTGGTGGATTCAGTGTTTTCTACACTCATAATATTGAAAATAAAAATCTATTTGATATCACTTATGGTATCAATGCTGGTTACCAGTCTTTTGCTGAGGATGCCTTTTTTACCAGAATACGTCCAACTATATCGTTTAGCTTTAGAAACGACAAGGACTTTAGAGCAGATCAAATTGATAATATCACTGCTAGGTTTGTTAGTATTAACAGAGATGTGGGAGAAAATGCAGTTGTTGAAATTAACGAACCAGATTATAATGTATTTAACCTAAGGTATACGCATTTTAATCCTGGTAGAATCAACTTTTCAAGTTTTAGTACAGATTTGCAACTAGCCAATAACTTTAGTAAGCTTTCAATGAGTTATGAGTTTAGAAAACTAACAAAAAGTAACAGAAACATTAATCTTAGACTTTTTGCTGGTATATTTTTAAACAATGATACAGATCCAGATTCAGACTTTTTTAGTTTCGCCTTAGATAGGCCAACAGACTATTTATTTGATTTAAACTATTTAGGGCGCTCAGAAGCTGCTGGTTTATTTAGTCAACAATTAATCATTGCAGAGGGTGGTTTTAAATCTATGCTCGGCACATCCTTTGCCAATCAATGGATGACCACTGCCAACTTTAGCACATCTATTTGGAGGTACATACAAGCCTATGGAGATATTGGTTTAGTAAAGAGCAAGTTTGACAGTGCACATTTTGTTTACGACTCTGGCGTTAGGCTAAATTTAGTCGAGGATTTTTTTGAGCTCTACTTTCCTGTATATTCTAATCTTGGCTGGGAAATTGCAGCACCCAATTATGGCGAACGCATTCGCTTTATTATTACGGTAGACCCACAAGTACTACTTGGACTTTTTAGACGCAAGTGGTATTAA
- a CDS encoding TIGR00730 family Rossman fold protein, giving the protein MRKESKHKGWNEIKTNDSWAIFKIMGEFVNGYEKLSKIGPCVSIFGSARTKPDHKYYQLAVDVAQKIVEHGYGVITGGGPGIMEAGNKGAHIAGGTSVGLNIELPFEQHDNPYIDNDKSLDFDYFFVRKVMFVKYSQGFVVMPGGFGTLDELFEAITLIQTHKIETFPIILVGKEFWTGLFDWVKTTLLEAGNISPKDLDLIHVVDTADEVIDILNKFYEEYRLSPNF; this is encoded by the coding sequence ATGAGAAAAGAAAGCAAACACAAAGGATGGAATGAAATAAAGACCAATGACTCATGGGCCATTTTTAAAATCATGGGAGAGTTTGTTAATGGTTATGAAAAGCTGAGTAAAATAGGACCTTGTGTCTCTATATTTGGCTCTGCGCGTACCAAACCAGACCACAAATATTATCAGCTAGCTGTTGATGTGGCTCAAAAAATTGTTGAACATGGCTATGGAGTTATAACTGGAGGTGGACCAGGTATTATGGAAGCTGGTAATAAAGGGGCTCATATTGCAGGTGGTACTTCCGTTGGTTTAAATATTGAATTACCTTTTGAGCAGCACGATAACCCATATATAGATAATGATAAAAGTCTAGATTTCGATTATTTCTTTGTACGTAAAGTGATGTTTGTAAAGTATTCTCAAGGATTTGTTGTTATGCCAGGAGGTTTCGGTACGCTAGACGAACTTTTTGAAGCCATAACACTAATACAAACCCATAAAATTGAAACATTCCCTATTATCTTAGTTGGAAAAGAATTTTGGACAGGGCTATTTGATTGGGTAAAAACCACGTTACTAGAAGCAGGTAACATAAGCCCAAAGGATTTAGACCTAATACATGTTGTAGATACGGCAGATGAGGTAATAGATATTCTAAACAAATTCTATGAAGAATACAGATTAAGTCCTAACTTTTAA
- a CDS encoding T9SS type A sorting domain-containing protein: MKRKILSFIILGFINIICVSAQETFKVMFYNLLNYPLEDAVPNREDDLAFILADYQPDLFLVCELNNITGANNVLNITRSAVNANFEMATYVSNTSDDSFGNQNDLQNLLYYNSSKFSIEEEIIVPTDLRDFNVYKVRLKTIDQETNPVEVYIIVCHLKASSGPQNAQRRFEMVLELDAYLETLPADSNVLLGGDLNVYTATESAFQELLDSSDTITFADPANRIGSWNNNPNFVDVFTQSTRTQTGLGGTTGGFDDRFDFILTSENMLSSANITYVPNSYKVYGNNGLTSCYNSAINSSNCGTISSEFSFEIRDALHNFSDHLPVTLLLEADVTLSSNNNFELDKAIVLSKNLVDTELDIYINSSKYLNQPLYIYNQLGQLVKTHLVNHNTKQILNTSSLANGLYFIKFYESNTKALKFVVSH; this comes from the coding sequence ATGAAAAGGAAAATACTGAGTTTTATTATTCTCGGATTTATCAATATAATCTGTGTTTCTGCACAAGAAACATTTAAGGTGATGTTTTATAATCTCCTTAATTACCCTCTAGAAGATGCTGTACCCAATCGTGAAGATGACTTAGCATTTATCTTAGCAGATTACCAGCCCGATTTATTTCTTGTTTGTGAGCTTAACAATATCACTGGCGCCAATAACGTTTTAAACATTACAAGATCTGCCGTAAATGCAAATTTTGAAATGGCTACTTATGTTTCTAATACATCCGACGATAGCTTTGGAAACCAAAACGACCTTCAGAATTTATTGTATTACAACAGTTCAAAATTCAGTATTGAAGAAGAAATTATTGTCCCTACAGATCTGAGAGATTTTAATGTTTATAAAGTTAGGCTAAAAACAATAGACCAAGAGACAAACCCTGTTGAAGTTTACATCATTGTATGCCATCTAAAGGCCTCTAGTGGTCCCCAAAATGCACAAAGACGTTTTGAAATGGTATTAGAGTTAGATGCTTATTTAGAAACACTTCCCGCGGACTCCAATGTCCTTTTAGGTGGTGATCTTAATGTATACACAGCTACCGAGTCTGCATTTCAAGAACTTTTAGACTCTAGTGACACTATTACATTCGCCGATCCTGCCAACAGAATTGGTAGCTGGAATAACAACCCAAACTTTGTAGATGTTTTTACACAATCTACGAGAACACAAACCGGTTTAGGCGGAACAACTGGTGGTTTTGATGACCGTTTTGATTTTATTTTAACATCTGAAAACATGCTTAGCAGTGCCAATATTACCTATGTACCAAACTCATATAAGGTTTATGGAAATAATGGTCTAACCTCTTGTTATAATAGCGCTATAAACTCGTCTAACTGTGGTACTATTAGTTCAGAATTTTCGTTTGAAATTAGAGACGCATTACATAACTTTAGTGACCATTTACCTGTAACACTTTTGTTAGAAGCTGATGTTACCCTCTCGAGCAATAACAATTTTGAATTGGACAAAGCTATAGTTTTAAGTAAAAATTTAGTTGACACAGAATTAGACATTTACATTAACTCATCTAAATATTTAAATCAACCATTATATATTTATAATCAGCTAGGACAATTGGTAAAAACACATCTTGTTAACCACAACACAAAACAAATCCTAAATACCAGTAGTCTCGCTAATGGTTTGTACTTTATTAAATTTTACGAGTCTAATACAAAAGCTTTAAAATTTGTTGTTTCGCATTGA